Genomic DNA from Anaerolineales bacterium:
ACGAATAACCTTGCTGACGCAAAGTAAGTGGATGGTGAGCTACTGGTCATCGTAGTGTCCCGTGTTTAGCGCAAACAGGCACATGTGTCGAGTAGGATGATATGAAGGCGCCTAACAACCAGCTGAAGCTGACAACGGCGATTCAACCGCAAGAAATGGGGTTCCGCAACCCCCAGACTGGGTCCCATTGTATTGGGTGATCTCAACCCGCCAGTTGCAGCTTGGCTCGAGGCCGTTGGGCCGCGATCACACGCCACAGTGACATCCTATCTCAACCGTTCCCTCAGTGTCCACCATGAAGGTAGCCACGCCCGAGCATGGTCCTGGCGCCCAGACTCCCTGTTCCCGGAATCCGAGGCCGGTGATCCGACCGAGACCAACACTCTTCTCGGCGCCCCACCACCACACTCCAGCAATCGTGTCACGCACGGCGCCAACCAGCAGCCTCGCCCTAACTCAATCTCCCGACGCATTGCGAGACCGCGCCGTGGCCAATAGCGGAATCGAAACAACTTGAGTGGAAGTAGTGGAGTCATCCACGGAGGCGGCACCACCTCGCGCGGCGGCACCTTTGTTGATCCGGCAGCACGAGAACCGCCTCCCGCGCTCACAGCCGTGGCAGCGAGCCGATTGCCTCGCGGCTGAGCTCAAGACGCTCCCCGATCTCATGCGCCGAGGCTATCGGTTTGGAAGGAAGAGATAGCGGTAGAATGATCACCGCTTGCCCATCCCGTTATTGTCTGTTGCCTGGCGCCAGAAGATGGTTAAGGGTCTCGGCCCGCCAGGCAATCATGAATCAGCAGACCCTTATACGGAATCCGGCCAAAGGCGAGCAAGGGTCAATACCGCTAGGGCCGGGTCCTGCAAAACCCTGATCATGGGTTCCCTGGCCTCCCGTAGGACACCGGGACGGTGTGCGGCTTGGGCAGGCAAATCTCATCGTCGCCTCCTGAATAAGGGGGATCGTTAGAGGGCGTGTAAGGGTCTCCGGAAAGGAGGGAGAACCTAGTGCGCCTTCTTCGATTCCTGTTGAGGGGCGTAGGTGGGAAAGACGGTCAAGGGCCTTGATCTTGATGACACCGAGGAACTGCTGCTTGCGTCGCGGGATGTCCCTCTTCGACAGCGATCGCCGCCTACGGGTGGCCTTGCAGACCATTCAGCCGACTGCCACAGTAGAAACATCAACCGCGCGTAGCTCACCTGGCCAGACCGTACGGTTCAGGTCCGTGAGGTCGAGGGCCGTTCACCCCGGAGGGCTGCGCCCGCAGGGCGCCGGCCCGAACGGGGTTCGAGCCGCCCGCGCCCACCAGATCGACACCCCTGTCCTCACGATTTGCGTGCAGAGGGAACCGCGAGGACTTCACCTTCTTCCGAGGTGTCGCATGCGCTGACCGCGGGCCTCTTGGCTACAGGCACAGAGGACTACGCCCACGTACGTAGCAGGTCTGCCGCCAGAGCGGAGACCTCACGGCTGGTCCGCTCTCACGCGGCAAGGTTCGGGACGTCGGCCGGCGAAGACCCAGGACGAATACCGAAGCCGCAATCGCTGCCGGGCAAGAACGGGCGGAAACAGCACAGGGAAGGCGCGTGCGTTTGCCCGCACACGGGAGCCTAGGCCTCCGTGTCGGCCTGTTGCACGATTGCCAGCACGGCCGCGCGGGAAAGCTTGGTTTCCCCCCGTCGCAGCGCGGCGAGGGTGGCCTGAGCCAGCTTGAGGGGGATTGCGTACATGGCGTGAAAGGCCGGGGACGACACTGTCCGCGCATAGGCCTCGGCCTGGCCCAGGCACTTCGCCGCATATTCGGCCACCTGATCGAAACCCCATCCCGGTGGGAAGAAGTCCGCGCCGCGCCGGACGTCGTCCGTCCGGTTGCGCAAGATGTTGACCAGCTGCAGCCCGCGCCCGAACAGCACCGCCATCGAGCGGTCCACCTGAACTCCTTCGAAGAAAGCCAACAGGTCGCACAGCAAGATCCCGGCGGCACCGGCGACGCCGAATGTGTAGCGGTCCAGGTCCATCGGCGATTGGATGGCCCAGCCGGAGTCGGCCCAATCGGCCATTCGGTCCGCCATCGCGGCCGCTCCTTCCCAGATGCGCGGGGCAATTGCGGCCGGTGCGCGGCATGCCCAATCGGCAAGACGCAAGGATACGCTGGGCAGAGGGCATTGGGAGCCCTCTAGGATCTCGCGCAACGAGGCGGCATCGAAACGCTCGAGCGAGGTCTGGGCTTGGAAATGCCGGCTCACGGCACGCAGGATGCGGGCCTTGTCACCGACGGGCAACGTCGGATGATCCTCGATCTCATCGATCGCCCGCAGGCATAGGTAGGCCGAAGCAACCGCCTCCTGTAGGCCGCGCGGCAGGCGGGCAACCGGAAGGGAGAAGGTGCGACTGGTGGCCTCAAGCACCTCGAGTAACTCGTCGAAACCCATAGGCTGGTTCGAGACATCCCTGGGATGGCGCCGGAAACGGCGCGCGGTCTAGTATGCCCGGTGCGGACCGATTGTCAAGGGGTAGGAAACCAGGGGTGGGAGGGACGTGAAGGTCCAGCGAGCTCCCATGCCCATACTCACCGCACTGAGTCCGCACGAGGAGATGCCTACCTCGCCTCGCGGTCCGGAGGGACCGGTCGACCCGGCATGGATCTCTCGGGGCGTCTGTCGGGAGATTGCAGGTTGGTGATCCCCTTCGGCTTCGGCGAGATGGCGGGGTCTCTCGGCTCCGCCCTAGCCCGACCGGCTCCAACGTCGCCGCAAAGTTCCGTCTCTCAATGGTCCCTGAAAGCGGCCGAGGAGAGCCGATCCCGTTGGCGACCGCGATCGACACTCCCATTGGCGCCCATCGCCGCGTCCGTTGACGCAGCGCACTCCCCAATCGCGATTCAGTACTGAGCGATCACATCGTCTTGCGGCACAGGCGAGCAAGCCCCAAAACCACGTCCTGACAGATTGCCTGCCCGGGCTGATGTGGAACGGGGACACCTGCGCGGCAGAAGGCAACAATGGGGTAAATACCCCATCGATCCGGCATTGTCATACTGTCGTTTATGACATTCATCGTGGCGGTTTGAGGACGAAGATAAGCTTGACCCAATGGGGGCTATCATGTAGCCTTTGGCACAAGTGCATAGAAATAGTTAGATTTCAGCACATTTGCTAGGCGCAGATTCGAGTAGTAGGGACCTCTTCGATGTCGGAGCAGGACTGGCTCAGCCTTCGGGAAGCCTCGCGGCGATTGGGCATTCACCCCACGACCTTGCGGCGCTGGGCCGACAGCGGCGAGATCCCCGTGCTCCTCACGCCGGGGCATCACCGGCGGTTCTCGATCGAGGACATCCAGCGCTTCGCCGAGCACCGCCGCCAAGTGAAAGTCATCACCGGCCTCGAGCAGATGTGGTCGGATCAAGCCCTGGCCCAGACCAGGATCCGGCTGGACGAGAGCCGACAGAACCAGTGGTTAGCCGCGTTCGACCAGGGAGAGCGAGAGCATAAGCGAGAACTGGGTCGCAGGATGCTCCAGGTCCTGCTCAAGTACCTTTCGTTGTCCGAAGGCGGCGAGGATCTGCTTGAGGAGGCCAGATTGATCGGGCGTGAGCACGCCGAGAACACCCTCGGCCTCCGCCTTCCCCTGGCCAAGGCGATGGAGGTCCTGTTCTTCTTCCGTGACACGATGCTCGAGGCGGCCCTCCGGCTGCCCGAGGCCGCTCACGTGCGACCGGAAGCCAACGCCGATATGGTGCGTCGCATCAACAAGGTGCTGAACGAGGTCCAGCTATCGCTGGCAGACACCTACGACCGAGCCACACCCCGATGACCCTCCTTTGTCTGGGAATCACCCATCACACGGCACCGGTCGAGATTCGGGAGGTGCTGGCGCTCTCCTCTGCCGACATCGAAGAGGCGCTCGCCCGTCTACTGGGCGGGAAAGAGCCCTACCTTCGAAGCATCCACGAGTTGGCGATACTCTCGACCTGCAACCGTACCGAGGTGTATGCGGTCGCCGAGGGTCCCGACTTCGGCGGGCTGGCTCGCCTGCTGGCGGATGCGTGCGAGACCGACCCAAGTCTGTTCGAACCTTGGTTGTGCCGCATGGCAGACCACGCCGTGGTGGATCACCTGTGCCGGGTGGCCAGTGGACTGGACTCGCTTGTGCTCGGCGAGCAGCAAATCCTCGGCCAGGTCGTGCGCACTCTTGAACTGGCGCGCGATCAGCACACCGCAGGACTTCTCCTTTCCGCCATCTTCCAGACGGCGATCCGGGCCGGCAAACGAGCGCGGGCCGAGACCGCGATTGGTCGCAACCCGGCCAGCATCAGCGCTGTCGCCGTCCGCCTGGTCGAGCAATCGGTCGGTGAATTGGAGGGAGCCCGGGTGCTCGTGGTCGGGGCCGGCGAAATGGCCGAGCTCGCCGTGGAGGCACTGCGCAAGCGCGGGGCGACCGACATCGTCGTCATCAATCGGACTCGCGAGCGCGCCGCGATCCTGGCAAGTCGCTGGGGCGCCACGGCTCTGACCTTCCAGCATCTCGTGCCCGCGATGGGGGACGCCGACGTGGTCATCACCTCCACCAGCGCGCCGCATATCCTGATTGACGAGGAAATGGCCAGGCAGGCGATGTCCGGCCGGCCCGATCGGCCTCTTGCCTTCGTCGATATTGCCGTGCCGCGCAACACCGATCCGAGCGTCGCCACACTTCCCCAAGTCCGCTACTTCGATATCGACGACCTGCAAGGCCACGTGGAAGAGACGTTGGCTACCCGACAGCAAGAGATCCCGCGCGTCGAGGCAATCGTGGTGGAGGAATCCGCGGCCTTCGCCGCCTGGATGCGCGGTCAGGAGATTCGACCGCTGATCGTGGA
This window encodes:
- a CDS encoding squalene/phytoene synthase family protein, which encodes MGFDELLEVLEATSRTFSLPVARLPRGLQEAVASAYLCLRAIDEIEDHPTLPVGDKARILRAVSRHFQAQTSLERFDAASLREILEGSQCPLPSVSLRLADWACRAPAAIAPRIWEGAAAMADRMADWADSGWAIQSPMDLDRYTFGVAGAAGILLCDLLAFFEGVQVDRSMAVLFGRGLQLVNILRNRTDDVRRGADFFPPGWGFDQVAEYAAKCLGQAEAYARTVSSPAFHAMYAIPLKLAQATLAALRRGETKLSRAAVLAIVQQADTEA
- a CDS encoding helix-turn-helix domain-containing protein, with amino-acid sequence MSEQDWLSLREASRRLGIHPTTLRRWADSGEIPVLLTPGHHRRFSIEDIQRFAEHRRQVKVITGLEQMWSDQALAQTRIRLDESRQNQWLAAFDQGEREHKRELGRRMLQVLLKYLSLSEGGEDLLEEARLIGREHAENTLGLRLPLAKAMEVLFFFRDTMLEAALRLPEAAHVRPEANADMVRRINKVLNEVQLSLADTYDRATPR
- the hemA gene encoding glutamyl-tRNA reductase; its protein translation is MTLLCLGITHHTAPVEIREVLALSSADIEEALARLLGGKEPYLRSIHELAILSTCNRTEVYAVAEGPDFGGLARLLADACETDPSLFEPWLCRMADHAVVDHLCRVASGLDSLVLGEQQILGQVVRTLELARDQHTAGLLLSAIFQTAIRAGKRARAETAIGRNPASISAVAVRLVEQSVGELEGARVLVVGAGEMAELAVEALRKRGATDIVVINRTRERAAILASRWGATALTFQHLVPAMGDADVVITSTSAPHILIDEEMARQAMSGRPDRPLAFVDIAVPRNTDPSVATLPQVRYFDIDDLQGHVEETLATRQQEIPRVEAIVVEESAAFAAWMRGQEIRPLIVDLRSGAEALRRSEVDRTFRHMPQLDESERRRVEAMTKSLINKILHAPTLQLKAEGNNGHSAEYAELVRRLYGLGETDSAGTGL